The following proteins come from a genomic window of Rhodoligotrophos sp. CJ14:
- a CDS encoding bifunctional transaldolase/phosoglucose isomerase, translating into MTTAQHPITTENPLQQLANFGQSVWLDYVRRSLIASGGLAALIRNDGLKGVTSNPSIFEKAIGGSTDYDEDFARFVAEGDRSAGEIYEHLAIGDIKAAADTLRGVYDETGGTDGFISLEVSPYLALRTEDTVIEARRLWNAVDRPNLMVKVPGTEAGAPAIRTLIGEGININVTLLFSQEAYKAVAEAYLAGLEDYHAKGGNISRVASVASFFVSRIDTAIDKKIETRIAAGDPKAEELAAVKGKVAIANAKLAYEYYQELITTPRWQKLAQLGARPQRLLWASTGTKNKAYSDVLYVEELIGPDTVNTMPPATMDAFRDHGRPRQSLTEDIEGAKAVLASAERLGLDLDGVTNQLVTEGVQQFADAFDGLLGAVAGKRRQSLGTKLNGQTYSLPPAMNEAVKTRLDQLRIAGLQRRLWARDASLWTNSDEAKWLAWLDIVGIEQRDIKVLTDLQADIRNTGFKHALLLGMGGSSLGPEVLTRTFGKKEGYPELLVLDSTDPQQIASFERRIDLANTVFIVSSKSGSTLEPNILKDYFFDAVGKAIGQDKAGSRFIAVTDPGSHMQQVAEEDKFRHIFFGDPGIGGRYSVLSNFGMVPAAVMGLDLDRFLTATAIMVESCGPDAPPLENPGILLGTILGIGATTGRDKVTVIASPGISDVGAWLEQLLAESTGKQGHGIIPVDAEPLGAPTVYGSDRIFAYLRLDSAPDEAQDAAIAALEQAGQPVVRISLADPYQIGQEFYRWEVATAVAGSVIGINAFNQPDVEASKIATRQLTDEYEQTGKLPEETPLLSADGLTLYADPKNAEALSAAAGEKTVDAVIKAHLARARPGDYAALLAYIDHNAENTATLTALRTRIRDRLKVATCVGFGPRFLHSTGQAYKGGPNSGVFLQITADPSADLAVPGRKYSFGVVILAQARGDFAVLAERDRRALRVHLGSDVQGGLKRLARAIDNALT; encoded by the coding sequence ATGACGACCGCACAACATCCGATCACGACAGAAAATCCGCTGCAGCAGCTTGCAAATTTCGGCCAGTCGGTCTGGCTCGATTATGTCCGGCGCAGCTTGATCGCATCCGGCGGGCTCGCCGCGCTCATTCGCAACGACGGCCTGAAGGGTGTGACCTCCAACCCCTCCATCTTCGAGAAGGCGATCGGCGGCAGCACGGATTATGATGAGGATTTCGCCCGTTTCGTTGCGGAAGGCGACCGGTCGGCTGGGGAGATCTACGAGCACTTGGCCATCGGCGACATTAAGGCGGCGGCGGATACCCTGCGCGGCGTCTATGACGAAACCGGCGGCACCGACGGCTTTATCAGCCTGGAAGTCTCGCCCTATCTCGCTCTGCGCACGGAAGACACGGTCATCGAGGCCCGCCGCCTTTGGAACGCGGTCGATCGCCCCAATCTTATGGTCAAGGTTCCCGGCACCGAAGCCGGCGCACCCGCCATTCGCACCCTCATCGGTGAAGGCATCAATATCAATGTGACCCTGCTCTTTTCGCAGGAAGCCTATAAGGCCGTGGCTGAGGCTTATCTCGCGGGGCTCGAGGACTACCACGCCAAGGGCGGGAATATTTCTCGCGTGGCGAGCGTCGCAAGCTTCTTTGTCAGCCGCATCGACACGGCGATCGACAAAAAGATCGAAACACGCATCGCCGCCGGTGACCCCAAGGCCGAAGAGCTGGCCGCCGTCAAGGGCAAGGTTGCGATCGCCAACGCCAAGCTCGCGTACGAATATTATCAGGAGCTGATCACAACGCCGCGCTGGCAGAAGCTCGCCCAGCTTGGTGCAAGGCCTCAGCGCCTGCTCTGGGCCTCTACCGGCACCAAGAACAAGGCCTATAGCGACGTCCTCTATGTCGAGGAGCTGATCGGCCCAGACACCGTGAACACCATGCCGCCCGCCACCATGGATGCCTTCCGCGACCATGGCCGCCCGCGGCAAAGCCTCACCGAGGACATTGAAGGCGCAAAGGCCGTGCTCGCGTCCGCCGAGCGGCTCGGGCTCGATCTCGATGGCGTCACAAATCAGCTCGTCACCGAGGGCGTGCAGCAATTTGCCGATGCCTTCGATGGCCTCTTGGGCGCCGTTGCCGGGAAGCGGCGGCAGAGCCTTGGCACCAAGCTCAATGGCCAGACCTATAGCCTGCCGCCGGCCATGAACGAGGCGGTGAAGACGCGGCTTGATCAACTGCGCATTGCTGGCCTGCAGCGGCGGCTCTGGGCGCGCGATGCGAGCCTCTGGACCAATAGCGATGAAGCGAAATGGCTCGCCTGGCTCGATATTGTCGGCATCGAGCAGCGCGATATTAAGGTCTTGACTGACCTTCAGGCGGATATCCGCAATACCGGCTTCAAGCACGCCCTGCTCCTCGGCATGGGTGGATCAAGCTTGGGCCCGGAGGTTCTCACGCGCACCTTCGGCAAGAAGGAAGGCTATCCCGAGCTGCTCGTGCTCGATTCAACCGATCCCCAGCAGATCGCCTCATTCGAGCGCCGGATTGACCTTGCGAACACCGTTTTCATCGTCTCGAGCAAATCCGGATCAACCCTCGAGCCGAATATCCTCAAGGACTATTTCTTCGACGCCGTAGGCAAGGCGATCGGCCAGGACAAGGCCGGCAGCCGCTTCATCGCCGTGACCGACCCCGGCTCGCACATGCAGCAGGTGGCCGAGGAAGACAAGTTCCGCCATATCTTCTTCGGCGATCCCGGCATTGGCGGACGCTATTCCGTCCTGTCGAATTTTGGCATGGTCCCCGCGGCCGTCATGGGGCTTGACCTCGACCGCTTCCTCACAGCCACCGCCATCATGGTCGAAAGCTGCGGCCCCGACGCGCCACCGCTGGAGAACCCCGGCATTCTGCTCGGCACCATCCTCGGTATTGGCGCCACAACCGGTCGCGACAAGGTGACGGTGATCGCCTCCCCGGGCATTTCCGATGTCGGCGCATGGCTGGAACAGCTGCTCGCCGAATCGACCGGTAAGCAGGGCCACGGCATCATCCCCGTCGATGCCGAGCCTTTGGGCGCGCCCACCGTCTATGGCAGCGACCGCATCTTCGCCTATCTGCGTCTCGACAGTGCTCCCGATGAGGCACAGGATGCTGCCATCGCGGCCCTTGAACAGGCTGGCCAGCCGGTGGTCCGCATCAGCTTGGCCGACCCCTATCAGATAGGCCAGGAATTCTATCGTTGGGAAGTCGCGACCGCTGTTGCGGGCAGCGTCATCGGCATCAATGCCTTCAATCAGCCCGATGTCGAGGCGAGCAAGATCGCAACCCGGCAGCTCACGGATGAATATGAGCAGACGGGCAAGCTTCCCGAGGAGACGCCCTTGCTGTCCGCTGACGGGCTCACCCTCTATGCGGATCCGAAGAATGCAGAAGCGCTCAGCGCCGCTGCCGGCGAGAAGACGGTCGATGCCGTGATCAAGGCGCATCTCGCCCGCGCCAGACCTGGCGATTATGCGGCCCTCCTCGCCTATATCGACCACAATGCTGAGAACACGGCGACGCTCACGGCGCTGCGCACCCGCATCCGTGATCGGCTGAAGGTCGCAACCTGCGTCGGCTTTGGCCCGCGCTTCCTTCACTCGACCGGCCAGGCCTACAAGGGCGGACCCAATTCAGGGGTGTTCCTGCAGATCACGGCCGATCCCTCAGCGGATCTTGCCGTGCCAGGCCGCAAATACAGCTTTGGCGTGGTTATTCTCGCCCAGGCCCGCGGGGATTTTGCGGTGCTTGCCGAACGTGACCGCCGTGCCCTGCGCGTCCACCTCGGCAGTGATGTTCAGGGCGGACTGAAGCGGCTTGCCCGAGCGATCGATAACGCACTCACCTGA
- the gnd gene encoding phosphogluconate dehydrogenase (NAD(+)-dependent, decarboxylating), translated as MQLGMIGLGRMGGNIVRRLTRAGHHCVVYDRNAAAVTELAGEGSTGASGLADLVAKLDAPRVVWVMLPAGAPTESTIQELSGLMKPGDIIIDGGNTFYKDDIRRGAALKEKGIHYVDVGTSGGVWGLERGYCMMIGGAKEAVDHIDPILAALAPGIGSIERTPGRQGRDPRPEMGYIHTGPIGSGHFVKMVHNGIEYGLMQAYAEGFDILKNKSSEALPENERYTLDMADIAEVWRRGSVISSWLLDLTAQALAEDSSLKDYPGEVADSGEGRWTINAAIEEAVPAEVLTAALFARFRSRLSHTFGEKLLSAMRFKFGGHTEFKLKD; from the coding sequence ATGCAGCTTGGAATGATCGGTTTGGGACGCATGGGGGGCAATATTGTCAGACGGCTGACCCGTGCGGGCCACCATTGCGTGGTTTACGACCGCAACGCAGCTGCAGTCACGGAACTGGCCGGTGAAGGCTCCACCGGCGCCTCGGGCCTTGCAGATCTCGTGGCCAAACTCGACGCCCCGCGGGTGGTCTGGGTCATGCTGCCCGCCGGCGCGCCAACCGAAAGCACAATTCAGGAGTTGTCGGGCCTCATGAAGCCCGGCGACATCATCATCGATGGCGGCAATACCTTCTATAAGGACGATATCCGCCGCGGCGCCGCCCTCAAGGAAAAAGGCATTCACTATGTGGATGTCGGCACATCGGGCGGGGTCTGGGGTCTCGAGCGCGGCTACTGCATGATGATCGGCGGTGCCAAGGAAGCGGTCGACCACATTGATCCGATCCTCGCCGCCCTCGCCCCCGGCATCGGCTCGATCGAGCGCACGCCGGGCCGTCAAGGGCGCGACCCCCGCCCGGAGATGGGCTATATCCATACAGGTCCCATTGGCTCCGGCCATTTCGTGAAGATGGTCCACAACGGCATCGAATATGGTCTGATGCAGGCCTATGCCGAGGGCTTCGACATCCTCAAGAACAAATCTTCCGAGGCGCTGCCCGAAAATGAGCGTTACACGCTCGACATGGCCGACATCGCCGAGGTCTGGCGCCGTGGCAGTGTCATTTCATCCTGGCTGCTCGACTTGACCGCCCAGGCGCTCGCCGAGGACAGCTCGCTCAAGGATTATCCCGGCGAGGTGGCCGATAGTGGTGAAGGCCGCTGGACGATCAATGCGGCCATCGAGGAAGCGGTTCCTGCGGAGGTGCTGACCGCAGCCCTTTTTGCCCGCTTCCGCTCCCGCCTCTCCCACACCTTCGGCGAGAAGCTCCTGTCCGCCATGCGGTTCAAATTTGGCGGCCACACCGAATTCAAGCTGAAAGATTGA
- the zwf gene encoding glucose-6-phosphate dehydrogenase — protein sequence MDAPTKTAAACLPSNSKTAPPSTLVIFGAGGDLTKRLLIPAIYNLVNDQALDDKFQIIGVDLVPNDDQGFRNHLTENMRALIASGRGEFASAELDDQAWNWLISRTFYVSGDFGNIETFTKLKALLDQREQASGCGNAVFYLAVAPRFFGPVVEQLGRANLLDESGAHFRRVVVEKPFGTDLQSAKALNKQILKVADERQVFRIDHFLGKETVQNIMVLRFANGLFEPIWNRDHIDHVQITAAETVGVEDRGRFYDATGALRDMVPNHMFQLLSMIAMEPPNSFDADAIRSEKAKAVEAIRNLTPEEAVRNAVRGQYRAGKVLGKPVNNYRDEPNVSPTSMTETYVAMKFMIDNWRWSGVPFYVRTGKSLCTRRTEIGIQFKQAPHVLFRNLNVGEIQPNMMVFRIQPNEGVSLRFAAKRPGREVEIEDVRMDFRYSDYFKAEPSTGYETLIYDCLTGDATLFQRADNIEAGWAEVQPLLDGWAANDAPLEFYEAGTAGPAAADALLARDGFKWLPLT from the coding sequence ATGGACGCGCCAACCAAGACAGCTGCGGCATGCCTGCCCAGCAATTCCAAAACCGCGCCGCCGTCCACCCTGGTGATCTTCGGTGCTGGCGGTGACCTGACGAAGCGCCTGCTCATTCCGGCCATCTATAATCTGGTCAATGACCAGGCGCTGGATGATAAATTCCAGATCATCGGCGTTGATCTCGTTCCCAATGATGATCAGGGCTTCCGCAATCATCTCACCGAGAACATGCGGGCGCTGATCGCCTCGGGACGCGGCGAGTTCGCATCAGCCGAACTGGACGATCAGGCTTGGAACTGGCTGATCAGCCGCACCTTCTATGTCTCCGGTGATTTCGGCAATATCGAAACGTTCACCAAGCTGAAGGCGCTGCTGGACCAGCGTGAACAGGCGAGCGGCTGCGGCAACGCGGTATTCTACCTCGCCGTGGCTCCCCGCTTCTTCGGGCCAGTTGTCGAGCAGCTCGGTCGTGCAAACCTTCTTGACGAATCCGGCGCCCACTTCCGCCGGGTCGTCGTCGAGAAGCCCTTCGGCACGGATCTCCAATCGGCGAAAGCCTTGAACAAGCAGATCCTCAAGGTTGCCGACGAGCGCCAGGTCTTCCGGATCGATCATTTCCTCGGCAAGGAGACTGTGCAGAACATCATGGTTCTGCGCTTTGCCAACGGCCTGTTCGAGCCCATCTGGAATCGCGACCATATCGACCATGTCCAGATCACCGCAGCCGAGACCGTAGGCGTTGAAGATCGCGGCCGCTTCTACGACGCCACCGGCGCGCTGCGCGACATGGTCCCCAATCATATGTTCCAGCTTCTCTCCATGATCGCCATGGAGCCGCCCAACTCCTTCGATGCGGATGCCATCCGGTCCGAGAAGGCCAAGGCGGTCGAGGCAATCCGCAATCTGACGCCCGAAGAAGCGGTGAGGAACGCCGTCCGCGGCCAGTATCGCGCGGGCAAGGTGCTCGGCAAGCCGGTCAACAACTATCGCGACGAGCCCAACGTCTCACCCACCAGCATGACCGAGACCTATGTCGCCATGAAGTTCATGATCGACAATTGGCGCTGGTCGGGCGTGCCCTTTTATGTGCGCACCGGAAAATCCCTGTGCACCCGTCGCACCGAGATCGGCATCCAGTTCAAGCAAGCCCCCCATGTGCTGTTCCGCAATCTGAATGTCGGCGAGATTCAGCCGAACATGATGGTGTTCCGCATTCAGCCCAACGAAGGCGTCTCGCTGCGCTTTGCCGCCAAGCGGCCCGGCCGCGAGGTCGAGATCGAGGATGTGCGGATGGATTTCCGCTATTCCGATTATTTCAAGGCGGAGCCGTCTACGGGCTATGAGACGCTCATCTATGACTGCCTCACCGGCGATGCCACCCTGTTCCAGCGCGCGGACAATATCGAGGCCGGCTGGGCCGAGGTTCAGCCCTTGCTGGATGGTTGGGCGGCCAATGATGCGCCTCTTGAATTTTATGAAGCGGGCACCGCTGGCCCCGCCGCCGCTGATGCGCTGCTTGCGCGTGACGGCTTCAAATGGTTGCCGCTGACATGA
- a CDS encoding HAD family hydrolase translates to MLVTDVDGSLVTRDKLLTPAAIAAARDLKAAGIAFTAVSSRPPRGMAMLIEPLGLSLPLGAFNGGTIFMPDMAIIEQRSVPREAAEHAVKVMRDYGADIWVFSGDKWLITNPDGDYVPREKRTVQFEPTVVADLAPYLGSAGKIVGSSKDFDRLHQCELVLEKELLGIATARRSQNYYLDITPPATDKGYAVRTLAQAVNIPLNEVVVIGDMVNDLPMFRVAGLAIAMGNGSDEVKAAADHVTDTNDNDGFAKAVANFILARSRGSAA, encoded by the coding sequence ATGCTGGTGACCGATGTGGATGGCTCGCTCGTCACCCGCGACAAGCTGCTCACCCCAGCAGCCATCGCCGCAGCCCGGGATCTGAAAGCTGCCGGTATCGCCTTCACCGCCGTGTCGAGCCGGCCGCCCCGCGGCATGGCCATGCTGATCGAGCCGCTGGGTCTGAGCCTGCCTTTGGGTGCCTTCAACGGCGGCACCATCTTCATGCCCGATATGGCGATCATCGAGCAGCGTTCGGTCCCACGCGAGGCGGCCGAGCACGCCGTCAAGGTCATGCGCGACTATGGCGCCGATATCTGGGTGTTCAGCGGCGACAAATGGCTGATCACCAATCCTGACGGCGATTATGTCCCGCGCGAAAAGCGCACCGTGCAGTTCGAGCCGACCGTCGTTGCCGATCTCGCCCCCTATCTCGGCAGTGCGGGCAAGATCGTCGGCTCTTCCAAGGATTTCGACCGTCTGCACCAATGCGAATTGGTGTTGGAAAAGGAATTGCTTGGCATAGCCACCGCCCGCCGCTCGCAGAACTACTATCTCGACATCACCCCGCCGGCGACGGACAAGGGCTACGCAGTGCGCACCCTCGCCCAGGCCGTCAATATTCCGCTCAACGAAGTCGTCGTCATCGGCGATATGGTCAATGATCTGCCGATGTTCCGGGTGGCAGGCCTCGCCATCGCCATGGGCAATGGCAGCGACGAGGTGAAGGCGGCCGCCGATCATGTGACCGACACCAACGACAATGACGGCTTCGCCAAGGCGGTGGCGAATTTCATTTTAGCCCGCAGCAGAGGGAGCGCGGCATGA
- the pgl gene encoding 6-phosphogluconolactonase — MMPNVYVARDADGLAVQVADWLIARIAAASGNFALNLSGGSTPKRLYALLAKPPYRDRIDWSRLHLFFGDERYVPHDDPESNYLMAEETLIAHVPVPRENVHAVPSGPSPAGAASAYEATLKAYYGAQELDPGRPLFDVTLLGLGPDGHTASLFPGSSALDEKERWVLPVIGAKPPPQRITMTYPVLDSSAAVAFLVTGEEKAPIIERLHSGDKSLPAGRIAPVGELHWFLDEAAAGQASAS; from the coding sequence ATGATGCCGAATGTCTATGTGGCACGGGATGCCGACGGCCTCGCCGTCCAGGTCGCGGACTGGCTCATTGCGCGTATTGCAGCCGCATCAGGCAATTTCGCCCTGAATCTCTCCGGCGGCTCGACGCCGAAACGGCTTTATGCGTTGCTCGCCAAGCCGCCTTATCGGGACCGCATTGACTGGTCACGGCTGCATCTCTTTTTCGGGGATGAGCGCTACGTCCCCCATGACGACCCCGAAAGCAATTACCTCATGGCCGAGGAAACCCTCATCGCCCATGTGCCGGTACCCCGCGAGAATGTCCACGCCGTGCCGTCGGGCCCCTCACCCGCCGGGGCCGCGAGCGCTTATGAGGCGACGCTGAAGGCCTATTATGGTGCGCAGGAGCTCGACCCCGGCCGCCCTCTTTTTGATGTGACCCTATTGGGCCTTGGACCGGATGGTCACACCGCGTCCCTATTCCCCGGCAGTTCGGCGCTCGATGAGAAAGAGCGCTGGGTTCTGCCCGTCATTGGCGCCAAGCCGCCGCCGCAACGTATCACCATGACCTATCCTGTGCTCGACAGCAGTGCGGCCGTGGCCTTTCTCGTCACAGGCGAGGAGAAGGCTCCCATCATCGAGCGCCTTCATTCGGGCGACAAGTCTCTGCCCGCAGGCCGCATAGCGCCCGTGGGTGAATTGCATTGGTTCCTGGATGAGGCGGCCGCTGGTCAGGCGTCGGCCTCATGA
- a CDS encoding gluconokinase, whose amino-acid sequence MILVAMGVSGAGKTTIARALAERLGWTFADGDDFHDASAHAKMASGIPLTDIDRAPWLDRVAAWIDARLAEGVDGVIACSALKRSYRDRLTRGNPDVRILYLRGSRALIATRLYQRKGHFMPETLLDSQFATLEEPGPDEAPIIVDVDKSVPEIVDDAIAALNAIERG is encoded by the coding sequence ATGATCCTGGTCGCCATGGGTGTGTCAGGCGCGGGCAAGACCACCATTGCGCGCGCGCTTGCGGAGCGGCTAGGCTGGACCTTTGCCGATGGGGATGACTTTCACGACGCAAGCGCTCACGCCAAAATGGCATCGGGCATCCCCTTGACCGACATCGATCGGGCACCCTGGCTCGATCGGGTGGCCGCATGGATCGATGCGCGCCTTGCGGAAGGTGTCGATGGGGTGATTGCCTGCTCGGCGCTTAAGCGCAGCTATCGGGACAGGCTGACCCGCGGCAATCCTGATGTGCGCATTCTTTATCTCCGCGGAAGCCGCGCCTTGATCGCGACGAGGCTTTACCAGCGGAAGGGGCATTTCATGCCGGAAACCCTCCTCGACAGCCAATTTGCAACCCTTGAGGAGCCAGGCCCGGATGAAGCCCCGATCATTGTTGATGTGGATAAGTCCGTGCCCGAGATCGTTGATGATGCTATCGCCGCGTTGAACGCGATCGAACGTGGCTGA
- a CDS encoding ROK family protein yields MTTVRKTKNKSADTKAVHTLALDIGGTGLKASVLDISGNMVADRVRIPTPHPCPPETLVAALKELVKPLPSYDRISVGFPGVIRDGTIITAPNLDTALWHGFPLQNQIAKALGKPTRLLNDAEVQGLGLITGHQLEVVITLGTGVGSAIFANGRLTPHLELAHHPIKGDMTYDEYLGEAARKKVGKKKWNKRVLRMIEILSVLTNFDTLHLGGGNAGHVTGPLPKNVRIESNDAGITGGIRLWDDRIWETVGGLA; encoded by the coding sequence ATGACGACCGTGAGAAAAACGAAGAATAAATCCGCTGATACAAAGGCGGTGCATACATTGGCCCTTGATATTGGCGGGACGGGGCTGAAAGCTTCCGTTCTCGATATTTCCGGAAATATGGTCGCTGACCGGGTAAGAATCCCCACGCCCCATCCATGCCCGCCTGAGACCTTGGTTGCAGCGCTGAAGGAGCTTGTTAAGCCCCTGCCGAGCTATGATCGTATTTCGGTCGGCTTTCCCGGTGTGATCCGGGATGGCACCATAATCACGGCACCAAATCTCGATACCGCGCTCTGGCATGGCTTTCCGCTACAGAATCAAATTGCCAAGGCTCTGGGCAAGCCCACGCGGCTGTTGAATGATGCCGAGGTGCAGGGACTGGGTCTCATCACAGGCCATCAGCTCGAGGTCGTCATCACGCTGGGGACCGGGGTCGGATCGGCGATCTTCGCCAATGGACGGCTGACGCCGCATCTCGAGTTGGCGCATCACCCGATCAAGGGTGACATGACCTATGACGAATATCTCGGCGAGGCCGCAAGAAAGAAGGTCGGCAAAAAGAAGTGGAACAAGCGGGTGCTCAGGATGATCGAGATTCTTTCCGTCCTGACGAATTTCGACACGCTGCATCTCGGTGGCGGGAATGCGGGCCATGTCACGGGGCCGCTGCCGAAGAATGTCCGGATCGAGAGCAATGATGCAGGGATCACCGGTGGGATCCGGCTTTGGGATGATCGGATTTGGGAAACGGTGGGCGGTCTCGCCTGA
- a CDS encoding cold-shock protein — MSRYKDYREPRRRGFDDDFSPKSRRGSDDMPSFRQGGQPSFASTAAPTGATVKWFNADKGFGFVEVDGGSEAFLHIRPVEAAGHTSLPDGARLTVRIGQGQKGPQVTEVLDVDLTTAAPRPARAPRTSNSFNDAPLSEEQQGVVKWYNPDKGFGFIALDTGGKDVFVHATALERSGMTRVSEGQRVVVQVAQGQKGVEARTIRAAD; from the coding sequence ATGAGCCGCTATAAAGATTATCGAGAGCCGCGCCGGCGCGGCTTCGATGATGACTTCAGTCCGAAAAGCCGTCGTGGATCGGACGACATGCCGTCATTTCGTCAGGGAGGGCAACCCTCCTTCGCTTCGACGGCGGCGCCTACAGGTGCAACCGTGAAATGGTTCAATGCCGACAAGGGCTTCGGATTTGTCGAAGTCGATGGCGGCTCTGAAGCCTTTCTTCACATCCGCCCCGTGGAAGCCGCTGGTCACACCAGCTTGCCCGATGGCGCGCGCCTGACGGTTCGGATCGGCCAGGGCCAGAAAGGCCCGCAGGTCACCGAAGTGCTGGATGTAGACCTGACCACCGCCGCGCCTAGACCCGCACGGGCCCCGCGCACCAGCAACTCCTTCAATGACGCACCGCTCTCCGAGGAGCAGCAGGGCGTGGTGAAGTGGTATAATCCCGATAAGGGCTTCGGCTTCATCGCTCTCGATACGGGAGGCAAGGACGTGTTCGTGCACGCCACGGCTCTCGAGCGCTCTGGAATGACCCGCGTCTCCGAAGGCCAGCGGGTTGTAGTTCAGGTCGCGCAGGGCCAGAAGGGCGTCGAAGCCCGCACGATTCGCGCGGCTGACTGA
- a CDS encoding SDR family oxidoreductase, translating to MTHTALVTGASRGIGAATARLLAKRGYDLALTYETSAKDAEAVAREAEAQGVRAKIYQVNVAEEQQILALFDKIDRDLGPLTGLVNNAGITGPAGRMEDLRAADLMQVLAVNVFGSMITAREAVRRMSTRHGGKGGSIVNLSSAAARIGSPNEFIHYAASKGAIDSFTLGLAREVGEDGVRVNAVRPGLIETEIHARAGMPDRLARLAPLNPMKRAGTADEVAEAIVWLLSDAASYVTGTLVDVAGGR from the coding sequence GTGACACACACGGCGCTGGTTACTGGAGCAAGCCGCGGCATAGGCGCAGCAACCGCCAGGCTCTTGGCAAAGCGGGGCTATGATCTTGCCCTCACCTACGAGACCTCCGCGAAGGATGCCGAGGCCGTGGCCCGCGAGGCGGAGGCTCAGGGCGTCCGGGCCAAGATCTATCAGGTCAATGTCGCCGAGGAGCAGCAGATCCTTGCCCTCTTTGACAAGATTGACCGCGATTTGGGTCCTCTGACCGGCTTGGTCAACAATGCCGGGATTACCGGACCGGCGGGGCGGATGGAGGACCTTCGCGCCGCCGATCTCATGCAGGTCCTGGCCGTAAACGTGTTCGGCAGCATGATCACCGCGCGCGAGGCAGTGCGGCGCATGTCGACGCGTCACGGTGGCAAGGGCGGGTCAATCGTCAATCTCTCCTCCGCTGCCGCGCGAATCGGCAGTCCCAACGAGTTCATTCATTATGCCGCATCGAAAGGCGCGATCGACAGCTTCACCCTCGGGCTTGCCCGCGAGGTGGGCGAAGACGGTGTGCGCGTCAATGCGGTGCGCCCCGGCCTGATCGAGACTGAAATTCACGCCCGTGCAGGCATGCCGGACAGGCTCGCGCGTCTGGCACCACTCAACCCGATGAAGCGCGCCGGCACGGCCGATGAGGTCGCGGAAGCGATCGTCTGGCTCCTGTCCGATGCCGCTTCCTATGTGACCGGCACCCTGGTCGATGTGGCCGGTGGTCGCTGA